The genome window TTACGCCCATAAAGGGCTACACTACGAAAAACAAGAACAAGTAAGTATACAATTAGTTTAGTGTAGTTGACAAGATTTCAAAAATTTATTAATATATAAAAATATAAATGAACTCTTTAATGGTAGCTATTATTGCGGTTCTGCTTCTGGGGTGCGGATTTAAATTTTACGGAAAGATTATAGAGAAACTGTGGGACGTTAACCCCCAGAGAAAGACCCCGGCAGTGGAAATGACGGACGGTATAGATTATGTACCGGCAAAGCATTGGACAATTCTCTTCGGACACCATTTTGCTAGCATTGCCGGGGCCGGACCAATCATCGGACCGGTGATTGCCGTAGCTATTTGGGGATGGGTGCCAGCTCTCATCTGGATAGTAATAGGTTCCATATTTATGGGGGGAGTTCATGACTTTTCCTGTTTGATGAGCTCTCTAAGACATAAGGGCAGGTCGATTGGCGATGTTGCCGAATCTACAATGAGCCACCGGGCAAAAATGCTGTTTGCTACTTTCTTGTGGCTGACTCTTATTCTGGTGGTAGCAGTGTTTGCCGCTGTTACCAGTACAACTTTGGTGAACGAACCGAGAATAGTAATACCTACTTTTGGCTTGATTTTCGTTGCCATTCTTACCGGACTGATGATTTATAAATGGAAAATTAACCAGGTGGTTGCAACAGCTATAGGCCTGATTTTACTGGTAAGTCTTCTGATTCTGGGATACTATTATCCCATATCTCTGGGAGTAGAAGGCAGCACAAAAATCTGGATAGTTATATTATTGTTGTATGCATTTATTGCTTCTATTACCCCTGTAAATATTCTCCTCCAACCGCGGGATTATCTATCTACTTTTATCCTGTTTTTTGGACTAATTTTTGGCTATTTAGGACTGTTTTTTTCTCATCCCAGGATGCACACTCCTGCTTTCGTACAGTGGTCTAGCAGTCAGGGGACTCTCTGGCCAATGTTATTTGTCATTGTTGCCTGTGGAGCAATTTCAGGATTCCATTCCTTAATTGCCAGTGGAACAACGTCCAAGCAATTGGCAAATGAGAAAGATGCGAAGAAGGTGGCGTATGGAGGAATGATTCTGGAAGGTGTTCTGGCCAGCCTGGCTCTTATTGCTGTAGCAGCGGGTCTTTATTGGACCGGAGGAGCGGGACGGGAAGGATTGGTCTATCCAGAATTAATTAAGGAAGGGAACTGGATTGTGACCTTTGCCCGAGGTTTTGGTCAGATAGCAGCACCTCTTCTGGGCGCAACTTTCGGCCCATTAGTTGCCATGGTCATGCTAAATAGTTTTGTAATGACCACTTTAGATAGTGGTACAAGAATTAACCGCTATATAACAGAAGAGTTGTTTGGTGAAGGTTTGAAATGGAAAATATTCCAGAACCGTTATTTTTCTACAGCAGTAATCATTTTCTTCGCAGGATACTTAGCATTAGGCAATTGGAAGGCAATTTGGCCAATTTTTGGGGCTTCAAATCAACTGGTAGCAGCGTTGGCTCTTCTGGTAATTACCGTTTATCTCTGGGCGATGAAGAAACCCACAAAATATACAATCTATCCAGGGATTTTTGTTCTATTTACCACCACTGGAGCCTTGATATACCAGGTGCGTGGCTTCATTAGAAATCAGAACTACTTGTTGGCCATAATTGGCGTGATTTTGCTCATTCTGGCCATTTTTATGGTCAGGGAGGGGGTAATAGTCGTTCGGAAAGTAAAACGGGCCTAAAACCCGTTAAATAATCCCTGTCCCTGTCCCGGAGTGGCTTTCTTTGGAAGCCAGAACTCTTTAAAGCTATAATTTTAATTTTTTCGTGCATTTTGGCTGTTTTTGTGATATAATAAAAAACAATCCAGAGGCGAAAAACAAAAGGCCCTCAGAAAGGGAGAACTATGGCAGAAGAGTGTGCAATCTGCGAGAAAGAGGTAGAGAAGACAGTCAAGTGTCCCCTACTAAATAGAAGTACCTGCCTTTCCTGTTGCTTTGCCATATCCTCTGGAAGAGTGGATATGATTCAGAGGATAAGGAAAGAGTATGAGCTGCAAAAGGAAGATATCCTCAAGGCATGTAGCACTTGTCTGGAAAAGGCCGGAGGAGTGGGTGAATAACCCCGTTGTTTAATAGATGGAGCCTTCTCACTTTTCCCAACAAAGTACTGCCACCTTCTTGAGAAGTCCCGCAAAAAAGGAAAGAACTCCCACCTTTATTACCAATTCAGCAAAAAGTTTAGCAGA of bacterium contains these proteins:
- a CDS encoding carbon starvation protein A — its product is MNSLMVAIIAVLLLGCGFKFYGKIIEKLWDVNPQRKTPAVEMTDGIDYVPAKHWTILFGHHFASIAGAGPIIGPVIAVAIWGWVPALIWIVIGSIFMGGVHDFSCLMSSLRHKGRSIGDVAESTMSHRAKMLFATFLWLTLILVVAVFAAVTSTTLVNEPRIVIPTFGLIFVAILTGLMIYKWKINQVVATAIGLILLVSLLILGYYYPISLGVEGSTKIWIVILLLYAFIASITPVNILLQPRDYLSTFILFFGLIFGYLGLFFSHPRMHTPAFVQWSSSQGTLWPMLFVIVACGAISGFHSLIASGTTSKQLANEKDAKKVAYGGMILEGVLASLALIAVAAGLYWTGGAGREGLVYPELIKEGNWIVTFARGFGQIAAPLLGATFGPLVAMVMLNSFVMTTLDSGTRINRYITEELFGEGLKWKIFQNRYFSTAVIIFFAGYLALGNWKAIWPIFGASNQLVAALALLVITVYLWAMKKPTKYTIYPGIFVLFTTTGALIYQVRGFIRNQNYLLAIIGVILLILAIFMVREGVIVVRKVKRA